The following are encoded together in the Triticum dicoccoides isolate Atlit2015 ecotype Zavitan chromosome 6B, WEW_v2.0, whole genome shotgun sequence genome:
- the LOC119323506 gene encoding nudix hydrolase 17, mitochondrial-like, with translation MAVLVARQGRELQRYSASTGGRIVVGCIPYRMRDGGDSDGEGELEVLVISSQKGHGMMFPKGGWELDESMDDAARREALEEAGVRGEMGKVLGCWHYQSRRYQTTYEGIMYPLRVTDELQQWPEMASRKRTWATVQQVMEGCQHCWMREALEELVARHAKPQSAL, from the exons ATGGCCGTTCTTGTGGCGAGGCAGGGGCGCGAGCTGCAGCGGTACAGCGCGAGCACCGGCGGGCGCATCGTGGTGGGGTGCATCCCGTACCGGATGCGCGACGGCGGCGACAGCGACGGCGAGGGCGAGctggaggtgctggtcatcagctcGCAGAAGGGGCACGGCATGATGTTTCCCAAGGGCGGGTGGGAGCTGGACGAGTCCATGGACGACGCGGCACGGCGCGAGGCCCTCGAGGAGGCCGGCGTCCGCGGGGAGATGGGCAAGGTGCTCGGCTGCTGGCACTACCAGAGCCGCCGCTACCAGACCACCTACGAGGGCATCATGTACCCGCTCCGCGTCACCGACGAGCTCCAGCAGTGGCCCGAGATGGCGTCCCGCAAGCGCACCTGG GCAACTGTGCAGCAGGTCATGGAGGGATGCCAGCACTGCTGGATGCGGGAGGCGCTCGAGGAGCTCGTCGCCCGGCACGCCAAGCCGCAGTCCGCCCTGTGA